The following nucleotide sequence is from Carassius carassius chromosome 16, fCarCar2.1, whole genome shotgun sequence.
ggattatccataagggccaaccattcacaacaactgggggggggcaccacatgacacaagctttaaaaatatttttcgtaaattttttattattaacttgaaattcttgaaagaccatacataactcgtttatgaacactaacttaacaacaacaacaataataataataataaatcataaataaataaagattacatgaccactatccccccccccccccccccttctgtccccaatctgtcagacttgagttggtccacaacaagtacgcgcaaatgagtaatttttttaatggctacagaaaatgaatcaaaatggacagacgtcaattgagtggttttgcaaaaagaaagttaaagacagACAAGGAtagacgtttagctacaattcaaaatgttccagggatcgaaagtttttttttaaaaaacgagtgaagaatgagctcaggacgacaatgacacagaagcgattgactgcACTCTTGCTTGCTCTCCCTGTTTcccattgaagttaaagttaaaacattaccgtctccagccgcgagagggcgctctatgctgctcagtgctcctgtagtctacactgaagacatagaccttgggggtgggggggggggggggggtagtgcccaggggcaccacatTGTCTTAATACGTTAATACAtcattacattaatacattaatacatcATTCAACAAATGTGTATACTCTAATTTTCTCAACTCAcaactttaaaaattaatttgcgtgtttttatttttttatccactgAATCTGCACTTTACTTCTATCCCttacagccttgttttcattcctGTCTAAAATTTTATATAGTGGGTCACCCTGTCAAAGGTCTATAATGACATattatactaaataaatataatagaaatgaccacatttattaaatatgtgtACATAACacgtgtattattaatattaatttaggaCTAACTGAGAATTCACAGCTTGAAAAAATAATTgactttatattttacatttatttaggagTAAAATCATTTTCCAAAATTTGTTTTCAAcatctgacctttgaccttttctaGGGTTCTGTCATTAAAGCAGACTTTGTAGCATTTGGGTTAATTATTTTTTGCCAAACTGATTGAAACTTCACCCacaatcaaatgctttttcacgCTCTGAAAAGAAGGGAAAAGTTTGTACTGTTTCAAAAAACATTGTGAATCTttatgaacattattattattattattgtgctacTCACGTGAAAATGTCTAAAACTTGACACAAATTCAGATGCAATTTCACTGCCTGAAACCATGTCTTAGTGTTTCAAAAGCAACTTTAACACTGTGTTTCATCTCTTTTGAATTTTGAATCAGTTATTGAAGCAAAAGTAAAGGTCAAAGAGACTCTTCTTTTTCAGTGTACTTCACACAAAACCCACATGTAAGTAGATTTTGACTTGTGCAGTCATCATTGGAGCATCGCTGTCTGTCAGTATAGTAATGCCAACAGACACTGGCACCTTTTCTGACCTCTGCTTGTTGTATGGATCATATCTTTCAAACTGGCATACAATAATTTACCCAAATGCCTGACTTCCACAACAGTGTTCTTCATCATTGCCCTCATCCTCAGTGCTTCTATTCTCCTTGGTCCTCAACAACTTGTTTTATTTCTACAACTTGATTTTCTGATGCACTTATATCACTATCTTCAATACTTTCTGAAATAAGTACAGATTTGTCTCACCatatctttacattttttttttttttacagaaatgaaCCTAAAACATACATAAAGGCTATTATACTGTGCGCCAGTGCTGTTCAATAGTACCAGCTAAACCAAATATGCATCCCATTATAGGACTTTGTCAGTTATACATGACgctcagattttattttatgttatgttattgtttttaatgtaatgtaatgtaaataataagaataaaataaaaaaactttggaAACACATTTAGATGtacaatttcattattttataatttgaatttaaatgtattttatatgtatgtCTAAAATGAGCTCACCATTATGGAGACTTTAGACCATGTGACCAAACATGTGCAATCCTTTACAACTTTGTTACCAAGAATGTGCACatggtaaatacatttaaattctatTGGTCGAAGGGAATGTCATTTgacatcactaaaaataacattttatgcattttatgaacatTAACACTGCAATTTTAGTAGTGTCACATATAAACGATGACATCCCATAGGGTTAATAGcttacaaattgtatttttagcACTAAACTGAGTGATAAATATCTGATTcaattttttatatgaaaatagacACATTGGGGCCTCAACTACTGAGAGCCTTCATCTGATCGATTTATCCAAGTGTGTATAACTGCAGACCGGAGATCTCAAAATGGGGCGTGAACTCCGAAATTGGGCAGAACCTCCAAAATGGGGCGGGGTCTCCTTTCGCAAAGACTTTCACCATTGGCTGTGGCTTAAGCCAATTGTTACTgacttacagtttaaaataaaactttataaattaaacattgtttctagttcacctaaaataaaatatgctatataaataaatgttctccaTGAGAGCAGAGCCCCAAGCTTGTGGCCAGTGGTGTTTGGACCCAAGTTTGAACCTCTGCTTCATGATGTAAACGGGAACCACTCAGGAGCCGTCCCAGCGGAGGGGAAATAATTTACTCTATGGGTAGTAATGCTGGGTGTAACTAAAAAGGTGCCATTGTCCGGTGAGTCTTATATCACATAATCTTATTAACTGTTTATCTTCTGAACTGCAACTTTCTTTACCACGCTATTCAGTGCCAATCCCGCCATTCAGTCAATTTCACTGGTTAAGGTAAGGTGTGGGGTCGGTTTAGGGGCGAGCATTTTTTTGTTGCATAGTGTAGGAAACAATTTAactgacacaaccaataaaaaaTTCAGAATCAGCTGTGGGGCAGAGTTTGCACTGAAAAGGATTGGGGGAAAATTGTGCATGCATGTCATGCGCCTGTCTGTCAATGGGAGGAAGCCACGCCCTATTTTGGAGTTCCCAGGCTGCAATTATACCCTTCTCGATTTTTGAAGGAAGCATAGTTGTGTCATTTGCAATCCTGTGGTTTCAATTCTGTGACATTTGAGATGAAATATACAGTGATGTCTAAAACGTTTTCCAATTATGTTTCTAGCAAGAAACTATTGTAGGAAttctaaatattaaacaaatgcattttcatgacttgaccagtagatggcagcagaaAGCCAGTCACAATCAGAACATTTAGGAGGTTATCAGACACACCAGCATTGTTTGTAACAATCAGAGTTCAGACCCAGGAGCGAGTCTTACAGCGTCACCAGAGTCTCACTCAACCTGAACACCTGAGGAGACTTTTTCAAGTGATTCTCATCAGCAACTTCCTCCTGCTTTATACTAGCACAACTTCTCACATTTCTACGACAATCAGCTCTTCTGAGTGAAACCAGAAACATGATTTATGTGTATAAAGTATTTGCTGTGTGTATACTATGCTGTGAAAGCTGGTCATAGATGAACAGAGCGGCAGCTcaatctcatttttatttagatcATAAGTGCGTAAAGGGAAGTGGTTTGTGGGCAGAAACACAACTGCTGCTGTTTATGTGTAGATGAAGGACACTTCACATAAAAACTCAGACCTCATGGACATGTGATCAAAAGGTTGTGCTTTAAACCTGGGCAGACATGAAATGTTTTAAGTGCACTGAAGAAAAATGCTCGTCAGTAATCGGTTATCTTTGATTCTGCTCATTTTCTCTGGTAAGTCAGACTTGAGTTTGtcttctgtttgtttttgtttcttattaAAAGAAAACTTCATGCCGGTcttgttcttcaggtgtgtttggtgcgGAGACAGATGAAATCAGGATGATATCAGTGAAGACTGGAGATTCTGTAGTATTACATACTGGTGTTCGTGAGATTAACAGAGAAAAGCAGATACTGTGGCTGTTTGGAGCTGAGGATCCAGACACTCTCATTGCTGAAATCTACAAGCTGAGCATCTCAATATATGACACTTATGAGGGACTTAAAGACAGACTGCAGATGGACCAGCAGACGGGATCTCTCACCGTCAGAAACATCACAACCAGTCACTCTGGACTCTATACGGCACAGATTATGAACTCCATGACCACATTTAAAAGATTCAGTGTTATGGTTTATGGTGAGTCACACTATCAGTTTCAATAGTTCCTCTTACATACTGGAAAAATGCtctaaatgctgcatttatttgtgtttttgagaaagaaTATATTAAGAAGCATTTGTTGGGATTTATTTCCCTGTTATTTTAAAGGCCCTGTCTCGTTGCCTGTCATTGAGAGCAGCTCACAGGTCAGCGAGTGTCTGATATCTGGTGAGTAACACAAGAAAATACACCAGCTATTGTTGCAATAGTATATTATTCAGATGTTGCTGAATGGTGTGTATTTTCAGTTGATTATTCATTACTCTTTACTTAAAtgtaatacatattaaatatactaacttttcatgttttgattgtattaatattattactaaataatgatgtttgtttcatcttttgaatTTGGCTCCGTCTGTCATTTACTGTTTGACCAGTACAGAGTTTAACAAACACTCACACTCCTGGAGGTGTGTGTCAAAGTAGCTAAATTAACTGCATATTAGCAAGGGAAAATGTACAATGTAGAAACCAACTAATCTGTTCATCCACTCAATATTAAGTGTAATTTTATAACACTTAGAAATGTTATTTTGATGGCCACAGAAAATCTGAAAGATCAGCTCTTTAAAGAAACTTTGTCTGGAAGCGGTGACCACAGAAATCAAACGCAAGATATTGTGCAGAAAAGATTTATTGACTGAAACACTGACACATAActatcttcacacacacacacacacacacacacacacacacacacacacagacacagagatacaTGGAACAAGGGGAAGTAAAAGTGAAAGTATGAAACTGTTATTGAAACCAGGAGAATACAGATGTGAGAAGAGTACGAGTCAGTTTAACACTTGAAAACAAACCATCAGTGCTTTTTTGTAACAAAGAGACCACAGCTTCTGTTAAACCTGCGTTTAGTTTTAGTCTTCAATCTTCTCCCCACAAACAATAACTAATGGCCTTTTAAGTTCTGGCAAAGTCACACCTCATGAGTTTGTCTTGACCAATGAAAACAGTGTAATTTTGGAGGGAAGAAGTTTCATTGGTTAAAAGCTGACTCATTTACATGATCAGAGTGGGCTGACAGTTTGGTGTcgctttttatttttcattagtgTATTAAGAGTCTTGATGAAAGATGAGTAATAGCCCATTAAGAGATTAACATTTTGATATGAAACTCAAAATCTAATAATCatcttatattatatttaactgTCTGAAAACAAAACATGGTTCACCACCTGAATAAATAATATGTTGAACTTGGTCCATTTATGAAGAGGATTGAGTCTAGATCAATAGCTAGATGGTTGTTTTATG
It contains:
- the si:ch1073-214b20.2 gene encoding hepatocyte cell adhesion molecule-like, which produces MLVSNRLSLILLIFSGVFGAETDEIRMISVKTGDSVVLHTGVREINREKQILWLFGAEDPDTLIAEIYKLSISIYDTYEGLKDRLQMDQQTGSLTVRNITTSHSGLYTAQIMNSMTTFKRFSVMVYGPVSLPVIESSSQVSECLISDGGFSSAVMCSAENGPEVSLSWYKGRERLNQTSSPDLSVTLSLPLEIRNNDVFHCVAANPVSNKTTQFSFQEHCLLNTDSSHSCGFTEAVIRLVISALVGVATVAMLFYDIRS